The Anaerolineales bacterium region CTCCGCCACGCGTGAGAACGAGCTTTCTTTCAACCAATTGCGCAAGAGCGATCACTCGCGTATCAAGTACTTACGTGTGGCCGCGGCCGATGGGCAGGAAGTGCCATATGACCAGATCGTCAAAGGGTTTGAGGTGGAAGACGGTCGCTATGTTGTGATCGAAGATGAAGATATCAAGAACGCCAGCCCAAAGAAGACTTCGAGTATTGAGATCCTGTCATTTGCAAATGAAGACGAGATCGACAGCGTGTATTTTGACAAGCCATATTACCTGGGCCCAGACAAGAACGCGGCGCGGGCGTACAGCCTGCTGCGCGAGGCGCTGACACGCTCTAAGAAGGTGGCCGTCGCCAAGTTCATTCTGCGCACCAAGGAAAACCTGGCGATTCTCAAGCCGGAAGGCGACGCCCTGATCCTTAACCAGATCCGCTACCAATCAGAAGTGCGCGAGTCTGAGGGGCTCAACCTGC contains the following coding sequences:
- a CDS encoding Ku protein, translated to MTEGNPTEEKSKKAAAGARAIWSGAIAFGLINIPVKLFSATRENELSFNQLRKSDHSRIKYLRVAAADGQEVPYDQIVKGFEVEDGRYVVIEDEDIKNASPKKTSSIEILSFANEDEIDSVYFDKPYYLGPDKNAARAYSLLREALTRSKKVAVAKFILRTKENLAILKPEGDALILNQIRYQSEVRESEGLNLPGADEVKENELDLALNLVNQLTQPFEPEKYQDTFTAEIKRIIEQKAQGMTPEVVGVAPEQTKDDDLLASLRASIEASKARVDA